In one window of Oryza sativa Japonica Group chromosome 9, ASM3414082v1 DNA:
- the LOC4347809 gene encoding protein PIN-LIKES 7, with the protein MGFLALLLVASMPVVQVLLIGVVGAFLASGYSNILTSSALSDMNKVVFTVFTPSLMFASLARTVTFSDVISWWFMPINIGITFMAGGTLGWIACRILKPPQHFRGMIIAFCSAGNLGNLLLIVVPAVCDEDGNPFGKDSSRCRSLGLSYSSLSMALGGLYIWTHTYSLMKKKRDQMYHQPNSTQCLDDSDEEHHSKKFKANGEAAYADEEATLPVSAKLAQHNEENQMEAPLLSCESKVAKKCSWTTTNLKDTIHHVVEELMAPPTLSAILGFVFGLVPWLKSLVIGDGAPLRVIQDSIQLMGNGTIPCVTLILGGNLIKGLRKSELKRTVIIAIVCIRYVILPLVGIAVVHGAYWVGFLPHDPLYRYVLMMQFALPPAMTIGTMAQLFDVAQEECSVLFLWTYLVASISLTTWSTIFMSILS; encoded by the exons ATGGGTTTCTTGGCATTGCTTCTGGTGGCTTCAATGCCAGTCGTCCAGGTGCTACTCATAGGTGTTGTTGGAGCTTTTCTCGCTTCTGGTTACAGCAACATTCTAACTTCAAGTGCTCTAAGCGATATGAACAAG GTTGTTTTCACCGTCTTCACACCATCTCTCATGTTTGCTAGCCTGGCGAGGACGGTCACGTTTTCTGACGTCATTTCTTG GTGGTTTATGCCAATTAACATAGGGATCACATTCATGGCTGGTGGCACTCTAGGCTGGATAGCATGTAGAATCTTGAAACCACCACAACATTTCAGAGGAATGATCATTGCCTTCTGCTCAGCAG GAAATCTTGGCAACTTGCTCCTGATTGTTGTCCCAGCAGTCTGTGACGAAGATGGCAACCCGTTCGGAAAAGACAGCAGCCGCTGCCGATCTCTTGGGCTCTCCTATTCATCATTGTCCATGGCT CTTGGTGGCTTGTACATATGGACGCATACGTACAGTCTtatgaagaagaagagagatcaAATGTATCACCAGCCTAACAGCACTCAGTGCCTTGACGACAGCGATGAAGAACATCATTCTAAGAAATTCAAAGCAAATGGTGAAGCTGCTTACGCCGATGAGGAGGCAACTCTTCCGGTGTCAGCTAAACTGGCTCAACACAACGAAGAGAACCAAATG GAAGCTCCATTGCTGTCTTGCGAGAGCAAGGTTGCTAAGAAATGCTCGTGGACAACAACAAACCTGAAGGACACCATCCACCACGTTGTCGAGGAGCTGATGGCACCACCAACTCTATCTGCT ATACTTGGATTTGTTTTTGGGCTAGTTCCATGGTTGAAATCTCTTGTCATCGGTGATGGCGCCCCTCTCAGAGTCATCCAGGACTCCATCCAACTGATGGG AAATGGCACGATTCCTTGCGTCACCCTCATCCTTGGTGGAAATCTGATAAAAG GGCTAAGGAAGTCGGAGCTCAAGCGTACGGTGATCATCGCGATCGTCTGCATCCGCTACGTGATCCTTCCTCTAGTGGGGATTGCAGTAGTTCATGGTGCATACTGGGTCGGATTCTTGCCACACGACCCGCTGTACCGCTACGTGCTGATGATGCAGTTCGCGCTGCCACCTGCAATGACTATTG